The sequence TCATTAAGCCGCATAAGCCTGTTGTATATTTTATTCGCTTCATGTAGTCTGTTCTAGCTTGCATTATTTATACAGCAGATAATATACCTTCAACTCGATCGGGTTGGACTTATTGTAAGGTCCGCCTAGTACAAGACGATCGAAGTGAGTGAGGCCGGTAGTACCTGGCGTCATGAGGCCCAAAGCCCTGGTTGTATTGTCAGTGCTGGAAATCTCGTTAATCACATAGTTGGTTACATCGTAAGTATATTCAGTGCCAAGGTTATATACATAATCGGTGACCAGGCTGCCTGTTTGTACAGCACCGGTACTTGGGTTGGTAACGGAGTCAGATACTGCGTTACCACTGTTCAGTCTTACCAGCGTCAGTTTAGACGGCAGTTCGTACGGATATACATAAGTATCTATGTAAGGTTTCACCGTCAGTGTAGCCCGCATGATCTTATAGAATTTGGCCGTCTGGGAGAATTGTCTCAGATAAGGGAAGTCAATTCTTGTTACCAGGTTGGTCAGTGGCTGCACATAAGTAAGGTTATCAGCATTCTCAGCCAGCAATTTGTTTGTGCTCAGTTCTGAGTTAGGTGTCAGGTTTGCCAGTGGTGAACCTACAGGACGGGTAAAGTCTACGTGATTGAACTGGGAAGTTGCATCATACATGGCAAAATCCACAGATTTCCACTCATAAGAAGAAGAATTCACGTGATAATATAAACGTAGAGACAGGGAGTCATCAGCTCTCAGCGGTGTAATAACCTGGCTGTTAGCACCTGGTCTGATGCAAAGGCCCGGGAACCACTGGGTGAACTGATCCTGGCTGGTGATAGCAGGCAGTCTGTAGTTTACCTTGTTGAAGAAGTCCTCACCGATGGCATCATCGATTTTGATACCGTACACGCTATCCAGGGTTGGACGAATGTGTGAGATCTGCAGGGAACCGATAGGTGACGGGTCGGTGGTAAATGACATACCACTATAATAATAGGAAGTACCAGTTGTTTTCTGGATGGTCTGCGTCACTTTGTAAACCTCAAAGTGCTGAGACTTGGTGGTATCTCCATAATAGTAAGTCTTAGGATGGATAACGAGTACCAGGGAGTCATACACAGCCAGATCTTCAAGGGAGGTGGAGGTGCTCAGTGCCTTCACCTTGAAATAAGTGCTGGAAGAGATGGTACCGAAGTAAGGATCAACAGCGGTGCCTACGAGGGCTACGCTCTGATCGGAAGTAGGAATGGAGTCAATGTAAGCAGTGCTTACATTCATTGTAATAGAATCCGTTACCAGGTACTCGGTACCACTAGTTTCAACTTCATTACTATAATTAAAGCCTTCCTTGTCGCAAGCTGCAGCGCCTGCCACTAATATTGCACAAACCAGGTATTTATAAGCCATTTTGGCACGGATATTTTTATTCATGGAGCGCAATTTTAGACAGACGGCCAACTTCCCGGTTATTTAATATGCCAATTGGCATATTTTATCGACGAATGCTCGATGAAGGTCTCTATATTACTGCTGGGGTAGTAGCCCTTTAGGTAAGCTAAAAATCCCGTTGGTAGATAAAATGTCTTGATTCGTCTGGCAAAAATACCTGAATAGTCTATTTTCCGATTACGCCAAAACAAAGGCAGATAATTTTGGCAGCTATTAATAAAGTAAAAATTATCTATGCGCTATTTAAATGTATGTTTTCTGGGTTTAGCAGCCGTCTTGATGTTAGCCTCCTGTTCATCGAGCGATGACTCCACAAAGCTGGGTAACTGGATTAAAAAAGCTGACTATGCAGGTGATGCAAGGTATGAAGCTGTGGCTTTCGTGATCGGAGATACAGCGTATGTAGGAACTGGTTATGGAGGACCCAACAAAGGTGCGAGATTAAGTACATTCTATAAATATGATCCTAGTAAAGACAACTGGTCAGTAATTGCATCTATGCAGGATCCTACCGATCCTTTCAAAAACCTGGGACGTACCGGTGCTTCTGCATTCGCGGTTGCTGGTAAAGGATATGTGGTAACTGGTTGCGACAGTTCATTTAACTCTCTGAATGATACCTGGGCATATGATCCAACTGCAAACTCCTGGAGTTCAAAAGCAAGCTTCCCAGGCGTTGCGCGCTATTATGCAGTAGGTTTCGCAATTGGTGATTCCGGTTATGTTGGTACTGGTACTACTGGTTCTTCCAGCACTATCCTGAGCGACTTCTACAGGTATGACCCAATCAACGACACATGGGATGCAATCACTTCTCTGAAGGATAAAAGAAAGAACGCAGTTTCTTTCGTAATCAATGACAGTGCATACGTAGTATCCGGTACCGGTTCTTCTGGTAGCAGTGCTTACTACATGTATGTATATGACAGAAGCAAGGATGAGTGGAGAGAAAAGAGCCAGATCAAAAACGCGACCGATTATTCTTACGATGATGATTATACAACCATCGCACGTACACAGGCCGTTGCTTTCACCATCAACAACAAAGCTTATTTAGCTACAGGTTCTGTTCTGAACACATGGGAATATAACCCGGTTACTGACCGTTGGGACGAGAAAACTGCATTTGATGGTACCAGCCGTACCGGTGCAGTAGGTTTCACCGTAAAAGGTAACGGTTATATTGCTACTGGTTTGAACGGTTCTTCTGGTCTGGATGATCTCCGCGTATTTGATCCAACCGCAGAAAACGATACGAATGACAACTAAGCAATTAGCACTCGTAGCTTTAATGGCTACTGGGGTTGTTGCCTGTCAGGAGAACAAAGGCCATTCCGGCGATAACAAACTGAAAAGCAGAGATACTATAAACGCTACCGTAACGTCCGAACAGGACATTACGGTAGTGCCTTTTCAACCAGAAGGTGGTGGCTGGGGCTTCGATATTAAAATCGGACCCAAGACCCGGATTCACCAGGAGTTCATTCCTGTGATACTGGGTCGTATACCATTTGCGACTAAAGAGGACGCCCTGAAGGTAGGAGAGAATATGGCTCAGAAAATGAGAACCCAGCATACAGGTTTCCCGGACATTACCCGTCAGGAACTGCTGGACATGCATATTGCAGGTGTGAAATAATCACCTTTGAGGAAAACCGGCTTGTCCTGCAGGTCGGTTTTCTTTAAAATAATGAGCAAACTGAGCGCTAAGAGCAGTTTTGCAGACATATGGAAACTTATATTAATACTGGCCGCAGTACTGTATCTGGCCACATGGACATTCCTATACCCCAAATTTTAACGATTCTTTTCAGCACACTTAGCAGATTTTACAGGAATTGAGTGTATGTTTATCGTGCTTTTTGGCACATGATAAATTTAAAACAACTCTATAGGAACAGACTATTCAATATTGGTTTACATATTGCAGTATGGACCTGTTTCCTGTTCTTTCCCTTTTTTATCTATAGGATCAGGATTCAGCATCCTTGGTTCTTTGTACGTGAAATTGTGGATAACCTCTTTCTGATAGGGGTGTTTTACCTCAATTTTTACTTCCTTATTCCCCGCTTTTTTACCATCAAGAAAATTGTCTATTACCTGTCCTTTGTGGTCATGGTACTGGTTTTTGTGATTATGCAGCAGGCAGTTTCCGAATATGTGTTCTGGAAAGTGTATGCGAAAGAAGACGCAGCCTTACACCAGTCGGGGCAGGAGGGGCTTATGCCACCGTCCATGTACCATTATTATCATGACCGGCCACATGGAGGAGTAGATTTCCGGGAAAGACCTCCGCTGGCATTTGACGACGGGTCGGTAAATGGAAAGATCCCAACCTTTCTGGACGATATTTTGTTTCCAGAAATACTGC is a genomic window of Chitinophaga sp. LS1 containing:
- a CDS encoding DUF4270 family protein codes for the protein MNKNIRAKMAYKYLVCAILVAGAAACDKEGFNYSNEVETSGTEYLVTDSITMNVSTAYIDSIPTSDQSVALVGTAVDPYFGTISSSTYFKVKALSTSTSLEDLAVYDSLVLVIHPKTYYYGDTTKSQHFEVYKVTQTIQKTTGTSYYYSGMSFTTDPSPIGSLQISHIRPTLDSVYGIKIDDAIGEDFFNKVNYRLPAITSQDQFTQWFPGLCIRPGANSQVITPLRADDSLSLRLYYHVNSSSYEWKSVDFAMYDATSQFNHVDFTRPVGSPLANLTPNSELSTNKLLAENADNLTYVQPLTNLVTRIDFPYLRQFSQTAKFYKIMRATLTVKPYIDTYVYPYELPSKLTLVRLNSGNAVSDSVTNPSTGAVQTGSLVTDYVYNLGTEYTYDVTNYVINEISSTDNTTRALGLMTPGTTGLTHFDRLVLGGPYNKSNPIELKVYYLLYK
- a CDS encoding Kelch repeat-containing protein, with the translated sequence MRYLNVCFLGLAAVLMLASCSSSDDSTKLGNWIKKADYAGDARYEAVAFVIGDTAYVGTGYGGPNKGARLSTFYKYDPSKDNWSVIASMQDPTDPFKNLGRTGASAFAVAGKGYVVTGCDSSFNSLNDTWAYDPTANSWSSKASFPGVARYYAVGFAIGDSGYVGTGTTGSSSTILSDFYRYDPINDTWDAITSLKDKRKNAVSFVINDSAYVVSGTGSSGSSAYYMYVYDRSKDEWREKSQIKNATDYSYDDDYTTIARTQAVAFTINNKAYLATGSVLNTWEYNPVTDRWDEKTAFDGTSRTGAVGFTVKGNGYIATGLNGSSGLDDLRVFDPTAENDTNDN
- a CDS encoding DUF4907 domain-containing protein, which codes for MTTKQLALVALMATGVVACQENKGHSGDNKLKSRDTINATVTSEQDITVVPFQPEGGGWGFDIKIGPKTRIHQEFIPVILGRIPFATKEDALKVGENMAQKMRTQHTGFPDITRQELLDMHIAGVK